In the Roseibium sp. HPY-6 genome, one interval contains:
- a CDS encoding DUF4129 domain-containing protein, with the protein MRCLFLIACIFSLAASVFQTSAQEAVQEPVEIGEAGSEYLRSIRLRGIDSDVAYFDPTAPAPELDTQQQPAPQTSETEVSTSQVGSARWVSALIAGLVLAGIVFVVLRFGGNIAVSLNRDAENPGSQRGPNTQNTPAWAEKLGSFNDILRIEDRRRALVLLTQKVLATLASTNGVLMQRSWTARDTLGHIPLEQTQHTVLRTLVLNSERVQFGGRDVTEDEFRDHVSSCQQLLGAGGA; encoded by the coding sequence ATGCGTTGTTTATTTCTGATTGCATGCATTTTCAGCCTCGCGGCCTCTGTATTCCAAACCAGCGCCCAGGAGGCGGTTCAAGAGCCCGTCGAAATCGGCGAAGCAGGTAGCGAATATCTGCGGTCGATCCGTCTGCGCGGGATCGATTCCGATGTCGCGTACTTCGATCCGACCGCACCGGCGCCGGAACTCGACACACAACAACAGCCCGCGCCGCAAACCAGCGAAACCGAAGTCAGCACGAGCCAGGTCGGCAGCGCCAGATGGGTCTCCGCGCTTATTGCCGGTCTCGTATTGGCAGGGATTGTATTTGTTGTCTTGCGCTTTGGCGGGAATATTGCGGTCTCCCTCAACAGGGACGCGGAAAATCCCGGCAGCCAGCGCGGGCCGAACACGCAAAACACGCCAGCCTGGGCTGAAAAACTTGGTTCATTCAACGACATTCTGCGCATAGAAGACCGACGCCGGGCGCTTGTCCTTCTTACTCAGAAGGTGCTGGCAACCCTTGCCTCCACGAACGGCGTATTGATGCAGCGCAGCTGGACGGCCCGCGATACCCTCGGTCACATTCCTCTCGAACAGACCCAGCATACGGTTCTGCGAACATTGGTTTTGAACAGCGAACGTGTCCAGTTCGGCGGCCGCGATGTCACCGAAGACGAATTCCGGGACCATGTTTCTTCCTGCCAGCAGCTTCTGGGGGCAGGAGGCGCATGA